The Bubalus bubalis isolate 160015118507 breed Murrah chromosome 16, NDDB_SH_1, whole genome shotgun sequence genome window below encodes:
- the MMP3 gene encoding stromelysin-1 has protein sequence MRNLPILLLLWVAVCSAYPLDRDARVKEDSMELVQQYLENYYNLAKDTKQFVRRKDSSPVVQKIQEMQKFLGLEVTGKLDSNTLEVIRKPRCGIPDVGFFSTFPGMPKWRKTHLTYRIVNYTKDLPRDAVDSAIEKALRVWEEVTPLTFSRIYEGEADIMIIFAVREHGDFLPFDGPGKVLAHAYPPGSGFYGDAHFDDEEPWTKDTSGINLFLVAAHELGHSLGLQHSTKREALMYPVYDPRTDLTRFRLSQDDVDGIQFLYGSPPVSPNDPVVPTESVPPEPGTPAACDPALSFDAISTLRGEILFFKGRHFWRKSFRTLEPEFHLISSFWPSLPSGIDAAYEVISKDTVFIFKGNQFWAIRGNEMQAGYPRGIHTLGLPSTVRKIDAVFSDKEKKKTYFFAEDKYWRFDEKRQSMEPGFPKQIVEDFPGVEPEVDAVFEVFGFYYFFSGSSQFEFDPNAKKVTHVLKSNSWLNC, from the exons ATGAGAAACCTTCCGATTCTGCTGTTGCTATGGGTGGCAGTGTGCTCAGCCTATCCACTGGACAGGGATGCAAGGGTCAAGGAAGACAGCATGGAGCTTGTTCAG CAATATCTAGAAAACTACTATAACCTTGCAAAGGATACCAAACAGTTTGTTAGAAGAAAGGACAGTAGTCCAGTAGTCCAAAAGATTCAAGAGATGCAGAAGTTTCTGGGGTTGGAGGTGACAGGAAAGCTGGACTCTAACACTCTGGAGGTGATACGCAAGCCCCGATGTGGGATTCCTGACGTTGGTTTCTTCAGCACCTTTCCCGGTATGCCCAAGTGGAGGAAAACTCACCTCACGTACAG AATTGTGAATTACACAAAGGATTTACCCAGAGATGCTGTTGATTCTGCCATTGAAAAAGCTCTGAGGGTCTGGGAAGAGGTGACCCCACTTACATTCTCCAGGATCTATGAAGGAGAAGCTGACATAATGATCATATTTGCAGTTagag AACATGGGGACTTTTTGCCTTTTGATGGACCTGGAAAAGTTTTGGCTCATGCCTATCCACCTGGATCAGGGTTTTATGGAGATGCTCACTTTGATGATGAAGAACCATGGACAAAGGATACATCAG GAATCAATTTATTCCTTGTTGCTGCCCATGAACTTGGCCATTCCCTGGGTCTCCAACACTCAACCAAACGTGAAGCTTTGATGTACCCAGTCTACGACCCTCGCACAGACCTCACTCGGTTCCGCCTTTCTCAGGATGATGTCGACGGCATTCAGTTCCTGTACG GGTCTCCCCCAGTTTCCCCTAATGACCCTGTGGTGCCCACGGAATCTGTGCCTCCCGAACCCGGGACCCCAGCCGCGTGTGACCCTGCCTTGTCCTTCGATGCAATCAGCACACTGAGGGGAGAAATCCTGTTCTTTAAAGGCAG ACATTTTTGGCGGAAATCTTTCAGGACACTCGAACCTGAATTTCATTTGATCTCTTCATTCTGGCCATCTCTTCCTTCAGGCATAGATGCCGCATATGAAGTTATTAGCAAAGACacggttttcatttttaaag gaaatcagttctgggcCATCAGAGGAAATGAGATGCAAGCAGGTTACCCAAGAGGCATCCATACCCTGGGCCTCCCTTCAACAGTAAGGAAAATAGACGCAGTCTTTTCtgacaaggaaaagaagaaaacgtACTTCTTTGCAGAGGACAAATACTGGAG ATTTGATGAGAAGAGACAATCCATGGAGCCAGGTTTTCCCAAGCAAATAGTGGAAGATtttccaggggttgaaccagagGTGGATGCTGTTTTTGAAGTATTTG